The following are encoded in a window of Bacillota bacterium genomic DNA:
- a CDS encoding aldo/keto reductase: MPAIGLGTFGSDRYSGEDIAEAVAGAIRVGYRMIDCAAVYGNEHLIGPKIEEAINEGIVKREELFIVSKVWNDMHGDGDVLIALAKTLKDLRLDYLDLYLIHWPFPNYHPPGADVDSRDPHAVPYIHENYMRTWRQMERLVDSGLVKHIGTSNMTISKLEGVLKDARIKPAVNEMELHPHFQQPELFQYCLDNNIVPIGFCPIGSPNRPDRDRTPDDTSPTEDPVILEIAERHNVHPAVVCIKWAVQRGQVPIPFSTTPRNYTANLKAVTEDPLTDEEMAAINSIDRNCRLIKGQVFLWEGAESWEDLWK; the protein is encoded by the coding sequence ATGCCAGCAATAGGTCTCGGTACATTTGGTTCCGATCGCTATTCCGGAGAGGACATTGCCGAAGCAGTGGCCGGAGCTATCAGGGTTGGTTATCGGATGATCGACTGCGCTGCTGTATACGGGAACGAGCATTTGATCGGCCCCAAAATTGAGGAAGCGATCAATGAGGGAATTGTTAAGCGGGAAGAGCTGTTTATTGTTTCAAAAGTCTGGAACGACATGCATGGAGATGGCGATGTATTAATTGCCCTAGCCAAAACCTTAAAGGATCTCCGCTTGGACTATCTCGATCTGTATTTGATCCACTGGCCGTTTCCTAACTACCATCCTCCGGGGGCAGATGTTGATTCCCGCGATCCTCATGCCGTTCCCTACATTCATGAAAACTACATGCGGACATGGCGCCAGATGGAGCGTTTAGTGGATTCGGGACTGGTTAAGCATATCGGCACATCGAATATGACCATATCTAAGCTGGAAGGGGTACTGAAAGATGCCCGGATTAAGCCGGCGGTTAACGAAATGGAACTGCATCCCCATTTCCAGCAGCCGGAGCTGTTCCAGTACTGTCTGGATAATAACATTGTACCGATTGGCTTCTGCCCGATCGGTTCTCCAAACCGTCCGGACCGCGATCGCACACCTGACGATACCTCTCCGACAGAGGATCCGGTAATTCTGGAAATTGCGGAGCGGCACAATGTGCATCCGGCTGTAGTCTGCATTAAGTGGGCTGTGCAGCGGGGTCAGGTGCCAATTCCTTTCTCGACCACTCCAAGAAACTACACTGCGAATTTGAAAGCGGTAACGGAAGATCCGCTCACAGATGAAGAAATGGCGGCAATTAACAGCATCGACAGGAACTGCCGTTTAATTAAAGGTCAGGTCTTCTTGTGGGAAGGCGCGGAAAGCTGGGAAGATCTCTGGAAATAG
- a CDS encoding helix-turn-helix domain-containing protein, whose translation MYNIYGFGRRIASFRKLAGLTQEELAERLNITAQAVSKWENEICFPEITMLPRLAQELNTTIEKLFGGGIDPTKAEASAIPKQKGRLKLIHTYQGLLCYSDKEVAVTNEDTVVFKDGSSADLRRQEIINKGSGEICFDFADEYDENDQGQTELSEVFSGIASLRLEISNATFQVLRSPDTYTRLKAVGSAPFIGGLQVSQSGSLLAAVQKQQNYHRGERNRIEIMIGQDSGSDLELRIGGSGSGEVQVPFKNGLVQIGGSGDVILTDFDVLKCRISGSGDLKADKIGEAELAISGAGNVELNEVTIRFEAHVSGAGDISVSGGNIDEFKAEISGAGDIKAQGLTARTADITCHGASDVVLGRVIEGSKEKHSQHSSIKILQRG comes from the coding sequence ATGTATAACATTTATGGTTTTGGCAGGCGGATTGCTTCATTTCGGAAACTGGCGGGCTTAACCCAGGAGGAGCTGGCTGAACGCCTGAATATTACCGCTCAGGCTGTTTCCAAATGGGAAAATGAAATCTGCTTTCCGGAAATAACCATGCTTCCCCGGCTGGCGCAGGAACTGAATACCACGATTGAAAAGCTGTTCGGAGGCGGTATCGATCCAACAAAAGCGGAAGCATCAGCTATTCCTAAACAGAAAGGCCGGTTAAAACTGATCCATACCTATCAAGGTCTGCTGTGTTACTCGGATAAGGAAGTGGCTGTAACAAACGAGGATACGGTTGTTTTTAAAGATGGCAGCAGCGCAGATCTGCGGCGGCAGGAAATCATCAATAAAGGTTCAGGTGAGATCTGCTTTGATTTCGCCGATGAGTACGACGAGAATGATCAAGGGCAGACTGAGCTCAGCGAAGTATTCAGCGGGATCGCCTCGCTGCGCCTGGAAATCTCCAATGCCACTTTCCAGGTTCTGCGCTCGCCTGATACCTATACAAGGCTAAAAGCGGTAGGTTCAGCACCTTTCATTGGCGGTCTGCAGGTTTCTCAGAGCGGTTCGCTGCTTGCTGCAGTCCAAAAACAGCAAAACTATCACCGCGGTGAGAGAAACCGAATTGAGATCATGATTGGCCAAGACAGCGGTTCTGATTTAGAGCTGAGGATTGGCGGATCCGGCAGTGGTGAGGTGCAGGTACCTTTTAAGAATGGATTAGTGCAGATCGGCGGCTCAGGTGATGTCATACTCACTGATTTCGATGTCTTAAAGTGTCGAATCAGCGGCAGCGGCGATTTAAAAGCTGACAAGATTGGCGAAGCAGAGCTGGCTATCAGCGGTGCAGGGAATGTTGAACTGAATGAGGTTACAATAAGGTTCGAAGCTCATGTCAGCGGAGCCGGAGATATCAGTGTCAGCGGCGGCAATATTGATGAGTTCAAGGCTGAGATTTCCGGTGCGGGGGATATAAAGGCTCAAGGTTTAACAGCGCGAACCGCTGATATTACCTGCCATGGTGCCAGCGATGTAGTGTTAGGCAGAGTGATCGAGGGGTCTAAAGAAAAACACAGTCAGCACTCTTCAATCAAGATCCTGCAGAGAGGCTAG
- a CDS encoding DUF1624 domain-containing protein: MHNRPHSRFPELDLLRGLSIIAMVLYHAFWDLYYFDLASWDIFPFSPQIMAQIIGSSFLLIIGMCLSISYARTIRAIGFKGIWKKFIIRGCKLLSWGAVITLVVYFALDEYILFGILHLIGVCILLSPLFLPRPNAALAVGVAVITADYLLTNLSVRSLFLLPFGLGRITIPMVDYYPLFPWFGVVLIGIWLGSVCYPHGERRFPVLALESINKLPGTQFVRFLGRHSLIVYLIHQPIVFGLVYLIHTLV; encoded by the coding sequence ATGCATAACAGACCGCACTCACGATTTCCGGAATTAGATTTGCTGCGAGGATTGAGCATTATTGCCATGGTGCTGTACCATGCCTTTTGGGACTTATACTACTTCGATCTGGCTTCGTGGGATATTTTTCCATTTTCTCCCCAAATCATGGCTCAAATCATTGGATCATCATTTTTACTAATCATTGGCATGTGCTTGTCCATCAGCTACGCCCGGACAATTCGGGCCATAGGGTTTAAAGGAATCTGGAAAAAATTCATCATCCGCGGCTGCAAACTGTTGAGCTGGGGAGCAGTTATTACCCTTGTAGTCTATTTTGCCTTGGATGAATACATCCTGTTCGGCATCCTGCACCTGATCGGTGTATGCATATTATTATCACCGCTGTTCCTGCCTCGTCCGAATGCTGCCTTAGCGGTAGGGGTTGCGGTAATTACTGCTGATTATTTGCTTACCAATCTGTCGGTGCGCTCGCTGTTCCTGCTTCCGTTTGGGCTCGGCCGCATAACCATTCCCATGGTTGATTATTACCCGCTTTTCCCCTGGTTCGGCGTCGTGTTGATTGGGATATGGTTGGGATCGGTATGCTACCCTCATGGCGAAAGGCGTTTTCCTGTTTTAGCGTTAGAATCAATCAATAAGCTGCCTGGAACTCAGTTTGTGAGATTTCTAGGCCGCCACTCCCTTATTGTTTATCTAATCCATCAGCCGATCGTTTTTGGCCTGGTTTATTTAATCCACACCCTGGTTTAG
- a CDS encoding HAD-IIB family hydrolase has product MVSILCDVDGCLVPGRGEMWDFAGLSELAERNHSREFTFALCSSRPAPFLEAVARQLLISDYCICENGALLYHPLTKEAILNPIIPQDFFKEQENIHRILEEIIGGKEIVVEVGKSYTFSVNTINPELLPEIEPVIEERLAEAPIDISKSSRSIEIVPRGINKAEGVQFWCEITNTDPDRVLAIGDTDNDLPMFSAAARSAAPANCSELVRSSVDYVSEYPMVRGVLDIYVKAKTIMD; this is encoded by the coding sequence ATGGTCAGTATACTCTGCGACGTTGATGGATGCTTAGTGCCGGGACGCGGTGAGATGTGGGATTTTGCCGGGTTGAGTGAGCTGGCAGAGCGAAATCACAGCCGCGAATTCACTTTTGCCCTGTGTTCATCGCGTCCGGCACCGTTTTTAGAGGCGGTGGCACGGCAGCTGTTAATCTCAGATTACTGCATCTGCGAAAATGGTGCTCTGCTATACCATCCCCTTACTAAAGAGGCAATTCTCAATCCCATAATTCCTCAGGATTTTTTTAAGGAGCAGGAGAATATCCACCGCATTTTGGAAGAAATAATCGGCGGCAAAGAGATCGTGGTTGAAGTAGGCAAATCCTATACTTTCAGCGTTAATACTATCAACCCGGAGCTGCTGCCGGAAATTGAACCGGTTATTGAAGAGCGGCTTGCTGAAGCGCCCATCGATATTTCCAAATCGTCCCGGTCGATTGAAATTGTACCCCGGGGCATCAACAAGGCTGAGGGTGTGCAGTTCTGGTGTGAAATTACCAATACCGACCCGGACAGGGTACTGGCAATTGGCGACACTGACAACGATCTACCCATGTTTAGTGCCGCTGCCCGTTCGGCTGCTCCGGCGAACTGCTCAGAATTAGTGCGCAGCTCAGTGGACTATGTATCCGAGTACCCGATGGTCCGCGGTGTACTGGACATTTACGTGAAGGCAAAGACCATTATGGACTAA
- a CDS encoding class II D-tagatose-bisphosphate aldolase, non-catalytic subunit, translating into MLNVNPLKQLVAQHKQGQRIGMYSACTANELVIEACLDRAKRDNSYVLIEATANQVNQYGGYTGMTPVQFRDYVYQIAARVNYPKECIILGGDHLGPLTFSHLPAKEAMQEAEELIRQFVSAGFAKIHIDTSMRLGDDDPNQKLDSKLIAERGARLAQAAESAFQAHQAENPDASLPVYVVGSEVPIPGGSQEEEDLVQVTNVADFKETVALFEEAFKNLDLTDAWNRVIAVVVQPGVEFGDESIHPYNRDDAKELSQALKEYPNLVFEGHSTDYQTPELLRQMVEDGVIFLKVGPALTFALREGLFALSMIESELLGHTGQPLSNLPAVLEQVMLENPKYWEKHYHGDEHKLRLARKYSFSDRSRYYLPYDDVNQAIELLFKNLGAVEIPLSLLSQYMPIQYTKVRRGELTADPRELVKDRVVNCIDEYLYATGILPFEQEGENGTR; encoded by the coding sequence GTGTTGAATGTGAATCCATTAAAACAGCTGGTTGCTCAGCACAAGCAGGGACAGAGAATTGGAATGTACTCAGCCTGTACTGCCAACGAATTGGTAATCGAAGCGTGTTTAGATCGAGCTAAGCGGGATAACAGCTATGTTTTGATTGAAGCCACGGCTAATCAGGTCAATCAGTACGGCGGTTATACTGGGATGACACCGGTTCAGTTCAGGGACTATGTATACCAAATCGCTGCCAGAGTTAATTATCCCAAAGAATGCATTATCTTAGGCGGAGACCATTTAGGTCCCCTGACTTTCAGTCATCTGCCGGCTAAAGAGGCGATGCAGGAAGCAGAGGAGCTGATTCGTCAGTTTGTCTCAGCCGGGTTTGCTAAGATTCATATTGATACCAGCATGCGTTTAGGTGATGATGATCCAAATCAAAAACTAGACTCAAAGTTAATCGCAGAGCGGGGAGCGCGTCTTGCTCAGGCTGCAGAATCTGCCTTTCAAGCGCATCAAGCTGAGAATCCCGATGCATCACTGCCTGTGTATGTAGTGGGCAGCGAAGTGCCCATCCCCGGCGGCAGCCAGGAAGAAGAGGATCTCGTTCAGGTAACCAATGTAGCTGATTTTAAAGAAACTGTAGCTTTGTTTGAAGAAGCATTTAAAAACCTGGATTTGACCGATGCTTGGAATCGGGTAATCGCTGTCGTGGTTCAGCCGGGAGTGGAGTTTGGTGATGAATCGATCCACCCATACAACCGCGACGACGCAAAGGAGCTTAGCCAAGCGCTCAAGGAGTATCCGAATTTAGTATTTGAAGGCCATTCTACTGATTACCAGACCCCGGAACTGCTGCGCCAGATGGTAGAGGACGGAGTCATCTTCCTCAAAGTTGGTCCAGCGCTGACATTTGCCCTCAGAGAAGGTTTGTTTGCTCTCAGCATGATCGAATCTGAACTGCTGGGGCATACAGGGCAGCCGCTGTCGAACCTTCCGGCTGTGCTTGAGCAAGTAATGCTCGAAAATCCGAAATACTGGGAAAAGCACTACCATGGCGATGAGCACAAGCTGCGCCTGGCGCGGAAGTACAGTTTTTCCGACCGCAGCCGCTACTACCTTCCTTACGATGATGTAAATCAAGCAATCGAGCTGCTGTTTAAAAATCTTGGCGCGGTAGAGATTCCATTAAGCCTGTTAAGTCAATACATGCCGATCCAGTATACTAAAGTTCGCCGCGGCGAGCTGACTGCTGATCCGCGGGAATTAGTTAAAGATCGGGTAGTAAACTGTATTGACGAGTATCTATATGCCACAGGAATATTACCTTTTGAGCAGGAGGGAGAAAATGGAACGCGTTAA
- a CDS encoding LysM peptidoglycan-binding domain-containing protein, whose amino-acid sequence MRYCAYFGSVFVCRVPPPPPPFCTGFYYTVVPGDSLFTIANRFGVSLPALIAANPQITNPNLIFPGQVICIPGAQIPTIECCMLLFRTANVPVQPEAEAGGVARVFQAPNRNGSVLVAAIGLPPPSALGGNIYVAWIRRQGASPIPFQMLQTGPVVIQPGVWVGAITFGPGEQFAPFQDIVVTAEISFPVTNPNLNRIALIGNFTQCRPQ is encoded by the coding sequence CTGAGATACTGTGCGTATTTCGGCTCCGTTTTTGTATGCAGGGTTCCTCCGCCGCCTCCACCTTTTTGCACAGGCTTCTATTACACCGTAGTCCCTGGAGACTCCTTGTTTACAATTGCTAACCGCTTTGGAGTTTCGCTTCCCGCACTGATCGCAGCTAATCCCCAGATTACTAATCCGAATTTAATCTTTCCGGGACAGGTGATCTGCATTCCGGGAGCCCAGATTCCCACTATTGAGTGCTGTATGCTGCTGTTTAGGACTGCGAATGTTCCGGTTCAGCCGGAGGCGGAAGCAGGCGGTGTGGCAAGAGTGTTTCAAGCGCCTAATAGAAACGGCAGCGTTTTGGTGGCAGCGATTGGATTACCACCGCCTTCAGCGTTAGGTGGAAATATTTATGTGGCCTGGATTAGGCGGCAGGGAGCTTCTCCCATACCATTTCAAATGCTGCAGACCGGCCCGGTAGTGATTCAGCCGGGAGTCTGGGTTGGAGCCATCACCTTTGGACCGGGTGAGCAGTTTGCCCCATTCCAGGATATCGTTGTAACGGCGGAAATCAGCTTCCCGGTTACCAATCCAAATCTTAACCGGATCGCCTTGATCGGAAACTTTACTCAATGCCGGCCTCAGTAA
- a CDS encoding MFS transporter, protein MGKLVSQLGDGIHYFALTWLVLDLTGSGAVLGTLLLISSLPMIILLPFSGVIADTIDRKILIVSMDVVRGLLMLALAAIYLNGMLTLPVLFAASVVQSLCAVLFNPAISASLPNLVSKDELVQANARDSFSQSATGILGPIAGAFLLGTAGYGGVFLITGISFLLSAVSEMFIRFPKRVKSEIEVQFFSKLKSGFTYLWGHVGLRTLILFALGMNFALNPIYAVAYPYLGKEVLLMDPKLYGFAHSSYPAGLLLGTLLIGFLTRRFAKDKLLSSGVLVVGILAAVLGLLGMPAVYSRLSRVGILIFMVLPNFLTGLFLVQVNVPFKTMMQELVPDHYRGRVFGLVDSTVNMLVPLSTAVVGVLVDAVPIYWLFFISGSAMCIFAVGLACSRSIAELYLPAAAETRQI, encoded by the coding sequence ATGGGGAAATTAGTTTCTCAGCTGGGAGACGGGATCCACTATTTTGCCCTTACCTGGCTCGTCCTTGATTTAACCGGTTCTGGAGCGGTGTTAGGTACGCTGCTCCTGATTTCCTCTCTTCCCATGATAATTCTGCTCCCGTTCAGCGGTGTAATTGCCGATACAATCGACCGCAAAATACTGATCGTTTCCATGGACGTGGTTCGCGGTCTGCTGATGCTGGCTCTGGCAGCGATTTACCTGAACGGAATGCTCACATTGCCGGTGCTGTTTGCGGCCTCGGTGGTGCAATCGCTCTGCGCTGTGCTGTTTAACCCAGCAATCAGCGCCTCGCTACCGAATTTAGTGAGCAAAGACGAGCTTGTACAGGCTAATGCCCGCGACAGCTTCAGCCAGAGTGCCACAGGTATCCTTGGTCCGATTGCTGGCGCCTTTCTGTTGGGTACCGCGGGATATGGCGGTGTATTTCTGATTACCGGCATCTCGTTTTTGCTTTCAGCAGTTTCGGAGATGTTTATTCGCTTTCCTAAGCGTGTAAAAAGCGAAATAGAAGTTCAGTTTTTCTCAAAGCTTAAATCCGGATTTACTTATTTATGGGGCCATGTTGGACTCCGCACCTTAATCCTGTTTGCGTTGGGAATGAATTTCGCGCTCAATCCGATTTATGCTGTGGCTTACCCTTATTTGGGCAAAGAAGTTCTGCTGATGGATCCGAAACTCTACGGATTTGCCCACTCAAGCTATCCAGCGGGGCTGCTGTTAGGCACACTTTTAATCGGTTTTCTGACGCGCAGGTTTGCTAAAGACAAGCTGTTGTCGTCCGGGGTTCTAGTGGTGGGGATTTTAGCTGCAGTTTTAGGACTGCTGGGTATGCCAGCAGTATACTCTCGGTTATCAAGGGTGGGAATCCTGATTTTTATGGTCCTGCCAAACTTCTTAACAGGTTTGTTCTTGGTTCAGGTTAATGTCCCTTTTAAAACCATGATGCAGGAATTGGTTCCCGATCATTATCGCGGGCGGGTTTTCGGCTTGGTCGACAGCACTGTCAACATGCTTGTTCCCCTATCCACGGCAGTAGTTGGAGTTTTGGTCGATGCGGTGCCGATCTACTGGCTGTTTTTTATTTCCGGCTCTGCGATGTGCATTTTTGCTGTTGGTCTCGCTTGTTCCCGATCGATTGCAGAGCTGTATCTACCGGCAGCTGCGGAGACGCGCCAAATCTAG
- a CDS encoding galactitol-1-phosphate 5-dehydrogenase gives MKAAVLHGRDDLRYQEWPTPEPKAGEVLVKVKAVGICGSDVPRVLGDEAHYYPIVLGHEFSGEVVEVGAEVTRVKVGDRVAGVPLIPCFTCADCARGSFSQCKHYTFIGSRIAGAFAEYIALPESNVVPFEDSVSFEQGALFEPSTVALHGLDCVQFRGGEDVAVLGGGTIGLFTAQWAKIYGAKRVFVFDLDDDRLELAKKLGVDQVVNTLKPDFKAEVMEAVGGRGFGYVFETAGADATMKLAFELAGNKSKVCMIGTPTKDLTFSPKLWEQMNRKEFILTGSWMSYSAPFPGSEWELTAHFFSTGQLKYDEALIFKKYPLSEAKTAFDLYKIPGAVKGKILLVNE, from the coding sequence ATGAAAGCAGCAGTACTGCACGGCAGAGACGATCTGCGTTACCAAGAATGGCCGACACCGGAGCCAAAGGCAGGCGAAGTTTTAGTAAAGGTAAAGGCTGTCGGTATCTGCGGCTCAGATGTTCCCCGCGTGCTGGGAGACGAAGCTCATTACTATCCTATTGTCCTCGGACATGAGTTTTCTGGAGAAGTTGTGGAAGTAGGAGCTGAGGTTACAAGAGTTAAGGTTGGCGATAGAGTGGCAGGAGTTCCCCTTATACCCTGCTTCACCTGCGCTGACTGTGCCCGGGGCAGTTTTTCCCAGTGCAAGCATTATACTTTTATTGGGTCCCGAATTGCCGGAGCTTTTGCTGAGTATATAGCGCTGCCTGAGAGCAATGTTGTTCCATTTGAGGACAGTGTTTCGTTCGAGCAGGGAGCGCTGTTTGAGCCATCGACGGTAGCGCTCCACGGCCTCGACTGCGTCCAGTTTAGAGGCGGTGAGGACGTCGCAGTTTTAGGAGGCGGAACAATCGGACTTTTTACAGCGCAGTGGGCGAAAATTTATGGTGCGAAACGAGTTTTTGTCTTTGATCTTGATGATGATCGGCTTGAACTTGCGAAAAAACTCGGAGTGGATCAGGTGGTAAATACCCTCAAACCGGATTTTAAGGCCGAAGTGATGGAAGCTGTGGGCGGAAGAGGCTTTGGGTATGTGTTTGAAACAGCTGGCGCCGATGCTACTATGAAACTTGCATTTGAGCTGGCAGGCAATAAGAGTAAGGTCTGCATGATCGGTACCCCGACTAAGGACTTAACCTTTAGTCCTAAGCTCTGGGAGCAGATGAACCGCAAAGAGTTTATCCTGACGGGATCGTGGATGTCCTACAGCGCTCCCTTCCCCGGCAGCGAGTGGGAACTGACAGCTCACTTCTTCAGTACCGGCCAGTTAAAATATGATGAAGCTTTGATCTTTAAGAAGTATCCGTTAAGTGAGGCTAAAACAGCTTTTGACCTGTATAAAATACCTGGAGCTGTAAAAGGCAAAATACTGCTAGTAAATGAATGA
- a CDS encoding FGGY-family carbohydrate kinase gives MAKLLLGIDIGTSACKAAVFTVEGEVIAQASKAYGIYYPASGWVEQDPQEWWVKVCEAVQAVLNADGVSAAQIAAVGVDGQSWSAIPIDKNGRVLHNTPNWMDNRSNAITERVKAEVGAERIFAVSGNRFEPTYTTPKILWFKEERPDIFQRTAAFLQSNSYIVYKMTGKITQDLSQGYGLHVFNISRGEYDSDLCKDLGIPLEMLPPLYPCHQIVGTVTAQAAQETGLRADTPVVAGGLDAACGTLGAGVTLPGETQEQGGQAGGMSICVDHARAHPQLILSNHVVPGMYLLQGGTVGGGGTLKWFKEQLGTYEEEMEEASGRSAFEMFSEMAAQIAPGSDGLVFLPYMAGERSPIWDVNAKGVFYGLSYAKTKGHLIRSIMEGCAYALHHNLETAEEAGVSVSVLNSMGGAANSEVWTQIKADVTGKPIQVPASDTATALGAAILAGVGIGVYSDFQQAVEQTIQIKRIHYPNQDNYHTYQIGYRLYRELYERLKDLMAKY, from the coding sequence ATGGCGAAGTTATTGTTGGGAATTGATATTGGAACCTCAGCGTGTAAAGCTGCTGTTTTTACTGTTGAGGGTGAAGTGATTGCCCAAGCATCTAAAGCTTATGGAATCTACTACCCGGCATCCGGCTGGGTAGAGCAGGATCCGCAGGAATGGTGGGTTAAAGTCTGCGAAGCAGTCCAGGCTGTTTTGAATGCTGATGGGGTCTCAGCAGCTCAAATTGCCGCTGTGGGAGTCGATGGCCAGAGCTGGTCGGCAATTCCAATCGATAAAAATGGCCGAGTCCTCCACAACACACCAAATTGGATGGACAATCGATCTAATGCCATTACTGAGCGGGTAAAAGCAGAAGTGGGCGCAGAACGAATTTTTGCCGTTAGCGGCAACCGCTTTGAGCCGACCTATACCACTCCAAAAATTTTGTGGTTTAAAGAGGAAAGACCCGATATTTTCCAGCGGACAGCGGCATTTCTGCAGAGCAACAGCTATATTGTCTACAAAATGACCGGAAAAATTACCCAGGACTTATCGCAGGGTTATGGTCTGCATGTGTTTAATATTAGCAGAGGAGAATACGATTCTGATCTGTGTAAAGATTTAGGCATACCGCTGGAAATGCTGCCCCCTCTTTATCCCTGCCACCAAATTGTTGGGACGGTTACCGCCCAGGCTGCGCAGGAAACAGGGCTTAGGGCCGATACACCCGTAGTGGCCGGAGGACTGGATGCTGCCTGCGGCACTCTCGGCGCCGGTGTGACTCTTCCCGGTGAAACTCAGGAGCAGGGAGGGCAGGCCGGAGGCATGAGTATCTGCGTAGATCATGCTCGTGCCCATCCCCAGCTGATCTTAAGTAATCATGTAGTGCCGGGAATGTACCTGCTGCAGGGCGGTACTGTCGGAGGCGGCGGCACTCTAAAGTGGTTTAAAGAGCAGCTGGGAACATATGAGGAAGAAATGGAGGAAGCATCCGGCAGGAGTGCTTTTGAGATGTTCAGCGAAATGGCAGCACAAATCGCTCCCGGTTCTGATGGCTTAGTCTTTCTGCCTTATATGGCGGGCGAGCGTTCACCGATTTGGGATGTGAATGCGAAGGGTGTTTTCTACGGGTTAAGCTATGCGAAAACCAAAGGGCACCTTATCCGCTCAATTATGGAAGGCTGCGCTTATGCGCTCCATCACAATCTGGAGACAGCTGAGGAAGCGGGCGTCAGCGTCAGCGTGCTCAACTCCATGGGAGGTGCTGCCAACAGTGAAGTCTGGACACAGATTAAGGCCGATGTCACCGGAAAGCCGATTCAGGTACCTGCTTCCGATACTGCTACCGCTTTAGGAGCAGCAATCCTAGCGGGAGTGGGTATTGGGGTGTATTCTGACTTTCAGCAGGCAGTGGAGCAGACTATTCAAATTAAGCGAATTCACTATCCGAATCAAGATAATTACCATACATATCAGATTGGCTATCGGCTCTACCGTGAGCTGTACGAGCGGTTAAAAGACCTGATGGCCAAATACTAA
- a CDS encoding AraC family transcriptional regulator, protein MNPDRFYYEINRLFSFYHSVTANPIGWDIHMHSSYEMLYFVSGDATYHVEGQSYQMEPGDLIFTNTRELHKIIFHSEIPYERKFIQFKPDFILGLQVDGFNPLTVFENRKPGHHNQIKAEDVQAYGIDQYIESMHNFSKAATPMANAMIKTTLIQMLVAINRIFSDKNLEENYSPPNSKVNSVLDYINNNLDQKITLDQLENEFYLNKFHLCHIFKQSTGFSILEYITHKRIMKAKELLASEKPASEVAAQVGYSDYSTFYRAFKNIVGLSPSRYKRRTRERNQKS, encoded by the coding sequence ATGAATCCCGATCGTTTTTACTACGAGATTAACCGGTTATTCTCGTTCTACCACTCTGTTACCGCTAATCCGATAGGGTGGGACATCCATATGCACAGCTCATATGAAATGCTGTATTTTGTCTCCGGCGATGCAACCTACCACGTTGAAGGGCAGAGTTACCAAATGGAACCGGGAGATTTGATCTTTACCAACACCCGTGAGCTGCATAAGATTATCTTCCATTCGGAAATCCCATATGAGCGTAAGTTTATTCAGTTTAAACCGGATTTTATTCTCGGCCTGCAGGTAGATGGCTTTAATCCCCTGACTGTGTTTGAAAACCGCAAACCCGGACACCACAATCAGATTAAAGCGGAGGATGTCCAGGCATATGGTATCGATCAATACATCGAGTCAATGCACAACTTTTCCAAAGCAGCCACGCCAATGGCGAATGCTATGATTAAAACCACCTTGATCCAGATGCTGGTTGCCATTAACCGCATCTTCTCAGATAAGAATCTCGAAGAAAACTACAGCCCTCCCAACTCCAAAGTTAACTCAGTACTGGATTATATCAACAATAATCTTGATCAAAAAATTACCCTAGATCAGCTGGAAAACGAGTTTTACCTCAACAAGTTTCATCTCTGCCATATCTTTAAACAGAGCACTGGATTCTCAATCCTCGAATACATTACCCACAAACGCATCATGAAGGCAAAGGAATTGCTGGCATCCGAAAAACCGGCCTCGGAAGTTGCCGCCCAGGTAGGATACAGCGATTACTCCACCTTCTACCGCGCCTTTAAAAACATTGTCGGGTTATCGCCAAGCAGATATAAAAGAAGAACAAGGGAGCGCAATCAGAAGAGCTGA